A single genomic interval of Nitrospirota bacterium harbors:
- a CDS encoding PhzF family phenazine biosynthesis protein — MGQKITQVNAFTDTPFTGNPAAVCVLPAPADETWMQTIAREMNLSETAFLYRHAEEYILRWFTPTVEVELCGHATLASAHVLWEEGHLAPHEPARFQTKSGLLTANRQGSWIELDFPSEREQPTTAPPGLATALGVAPRYVGKNRWDYLVEVDSEETVRALKPDLAQLAAIPMRGVMVTSRASSQDVDFVSRFFGPGAGIDEDPVTGSAHCCLGPYWKTRLRKDEMLARQLSTRGGVVRVRVQDSRVLLGGQAVTVWRGELAA; from the coding sequence ATGGGTCAGAAGATCACTCAGGTCAACGCATTTACCGACACACCGTTTACCGGAAACCCCGCGGCGGTGTGCGTGCTCCCCGCTCCCGCGGATGAAACGTGGATGCAAACCATCGCACGAGAGATGAACTTGTCCGAGACCGCGTTTCTGTATCGGCACGCGGAGGAATACATCCTGCGCTGGTTCACACCGACCGTGGAGGTGGAGCTGTGTGGCCATGCCACGCTGGCGAGCGCGCATGTGTTGTGGGAAGAAGGACATTTGGCGCCGCACGAGCCCGCGCGCTTTCAAACCAAGAGCGGGTTGCTGACCGCGAACCGACAAGGGTCGTGGATCGAGCTCGACTTCCCGTCGGAGCGTGAACAGCCCACAACCGCTCCACCGGGCCTGGCGACCGCCCTGGGCGTCGCGCCGCGGTACGTGGGCAAAAATCGGTGGGACTATCTGGTGGAAGTGGACTCGGAAGAAACCGTCCGGGCGTTGAAACCGGATCTGGCGCAGCTCGCCGCCATCCCCATGCGGGGCGTCATGGTCACCAGTCGGGCCAGCTCACAAGACGTCGACTTTGTCTCCCGGTTCTTTGGCCCAGGCGCGGGCATTGACGAAGACCCGGTCACCGGATCCGCACACTGCTGCTTGGGACCGTACTGGAAGACCCGATTGCGGAAGGACGAGATGCTCGCACGTCAGCTCTCCACCCGCGGCGGCGTGGTACGAGTCCGCGTCCAGGACTCGCGGGTGTTATTGGGCGGGCAAGCGGTCACGGTCTGGCGCGGAGAGTTGGCCGCGTAG
- a CDS encoding RidA family protein codes for MSAEKRLEALGLTLPPPPKPVASYVPAVRSGALLFLSGILPMQDGKPAWTGKLGRELTVEQGAEAARLACLNALAVVKAELGTLDTVKRIVRLGGHVASADGFTQQPAVVNGASDLLVTIFGEAGRHARLALGAHELPLGAAIELELIVEVASDHA; via the coding sequence ATGTCCGCAGAGAAGCGGCTCGAAGCGCTCGGACTGACGCTCCCTCCCCCGCCGAAGCCGGTGGCCTCCTATGTCCCGGCGGTCCGCAGCGGGGCACTCTTGTTTCTGAGCGGCATTCTGCCGATGCAAGACGGCAAGCCCGCGTGGACCGGAAAGCTCGGCCGCGAGTTGACCGTTGAGCAAGGTGCTGAAGCCGCACGCCTGGCGTGCCTGAATGCGCTCGCCGTCGTCAAGGCGGAACTCGGCACCCTGGATACCGTCAAACGTATCGTGCGTCTCGGCGGCCACGTGGCTTCGGCCGATGGCTTCACGCAACAGCCCGCCGTGGTCAACGGCGCTTCGGACCTGCTGGTGACAATTTTCGGTGAGGCCGGCCGCCATGCTCGCTTGGCGTTGGGCGCGCACGAGTTGCCGCTGGGCGCAGCAATCGAGCTGGAGTTGATCGTCGAAGTCGCGTCGGATCACGCATAG
- a CDS encoding VOC family protein — protein sequence MPNPFIHIELQTQDLAKARAFYAALFDWRLDDLPGMKYTMIEVGEGTGGGMMQAKEPGPSSQWIPFIEVEDVHGTTQRIRTLGGTILKGPAKVPGYGWYSVVIDPTGATFGIWKPETSRDAA from the coding sequence ATGCCCAATCCCTTCATCCATATCGAGCTTCAGACCCAGGATCTCGCCAAAGCCAGGGCGTTTTACGCGGCGCTGTTTGATTGGCGGCTCGATGACCTGCCGGGGATGAAATACACCATGATCGAGGTCGGCGAGGGCACGGGCGGGGGGATGATGCAGGCCAAAGAACCAGGGCCGTCGTCGCAGTGGATCCCGTTCATCGAAGTCGAGGACGTTCACGGCACCACCCAGCGTATCCGGACATTGGGTGGGACGATTCTCAAAGGGCCGGCGAAGGTGCCGGGTTACGGCTGGTACAGCGTGGTCATCGATCCCACCGGCGCCACGTTCGGGATCTGGAAGCCGGAGACGAGTCGGGACGCGGCGTGA